A region from the Aegilops tauschii subsp. strangulata cultivar AL8/78 chromosome 5, Aet v6.0, whole genome shotgun sequence genome encodes:
- the LOC109781295 gene encoding histone H1 has protein sequence MSTDAAAADIPVPQVEATADPVVETTADAAAGDAKATKATKAKAKAAKTPKAKKPSAPRKPKATPAHPTYAEMVTEAIAALKERNGSSTVAIAKYIEDKHKAHLPANFRKFMLTQIKKLVAAGKLTKVKASYKLTKAPAAPKKPKTKAPAKKKPAAKKKAPAKKPAAKSPAKKKPAAKPKAKAPAKTTKAAAKPKAAAKAKAPAKTTKAAAKPKPAAKTKAPAKPRGRPAKAAKTSAKDAPGKKAPAAASTPKKAAPRKPPTKRSAPVKKATPAKKAPAKKAKK, from the exons ATGTCGACCGACGCCGCTGCCGCCGACATCCCGGTGCCTCAGGTGGAGGCGACCGCCGACCCCGTCGTGGAGACAACGGCTgacgccgccgccggcgacgcgAAGGCGACCAAGGCTAccaaggccaaggccaaggccGCCAAGACCCCCAAGGCGAAGAAGCCCTCCGCCCCGAGGAAGCCCAAGGCCACCCCCGCCCACCCGACCTACGCTGAG ATGGTGACGGAGGCGATCGCCGCGCTGAAGGAGAGGAACGGGTCGAGCACCGTCGCCATCGCCAAGTACATCGAGGACAAGCACAAGGCGCACCTCCCGGCCAACTTCCGCAAGTTCATGCTGACGCAGATCAAGAAGCTCGTGGCCGCCGGCAAGCTGACCAAGGTCAAGGCCTCCTACAAGCTCACCAAGGCCCCCGCAGCGCCCAAGAAGCCCAAGACCAAGGCGCCCGCCAAGAAGaagccggcggcgaagaagaaggcgcCGGCCAAGAAGCCCGCCGCCAAGTCCCCAGCCAAGAAGAAGCCCGCCGCCAAGCCGAAGGCCAAGGCCCCAGCCAAGACCACCAAGGCCGCCGCCAAGCCCAAGGCCGCTGCCAAGGCCAAGGCTCCAGCCAAgaccaccaaggccgccgcgaaGCCCAAGCCGGCCGCCAAGACGAAGGCGCCCGCCAAGCCTCGGGGCCGCCCCGCCAAGGCCGCCAAGACCTCCGCCAAGGACGCGCCAGGGAAGAAggcgcccgccgccgccagcacCCCCAAGAAGGCCGCCCCCAGGAAGCCGCCCACCAAGCGGTCGGCGCCGGTGAAGAAGGCCACGCCCGCCAAGAAGGCccccgccaagaaggccaagaagTAG